A window of Phycisphaeraceae bacterium genomic DNA:
ATGGCTCTTTCAGTGCTATGGCTTCGGCATGAATAACGTGCAGCCGGTCAGCAGCCTGTCCGGTGAACGATTTTTTCTGGGGCTTTATGGTGTCCTGAGTCAGATTTATCGCGTGCTGGTCATGATTAGTATTGCACTTTTCATCGCGCAGGCGATACCGACACTCGGCCTGGCGATTGCCGCGTGGTCGATTATTTCCTGGGCAGCCATTCCTACCGGGAAGTTCCTGCATTGGCTCGTCACTTCACCCAGCCTTCACGACAATCGCACACGGGCTATCACCGTGACTGTCGCAATCTTCTTATTGATAGTGGTCCCTATCGGCATGATCCCCGTCACGGAAGATCGCATGGTGGACGGCGTGGTGGAAAGTCAAGAACGCACACGTGTCTCGGTCCAGGCTGATGGGTTCGTTAAAAAAGTCTTCGTCGAAAGCGGCGACCGCGTGTCGCAGAATCAGATCATTCTGGTCATGGAAAACCGTGACCTCGAAGCCAGCAAACGTGAACTGGAAGCCAAACTCAAAGGGTTGCAAGTTGAAACGCGGATGGCCCTCACCAAGGACCCGCTCGAAATCCAAATCGCCAACGCCAAGATCAAGACGGTTGAAGATCAACTCGCAGACGTCAAACGTCGTATCAACGACCTCACGCTCCGCGCGCCGCAGGCTGGGGTATTGGTCGGCGGTATCCTCAAACAATGGGAAGGCAGGTACCTGCAACGCGGCGAAGCTATCGCATCCATCGAAAATACGGAAAACCTTCGTGTCACCTCGCTGATCGACCAAGCGCAGAACGACATGGTCTCCAGCGACAAGAAGCCTTATGTCGAACTACGGACCGCAGGTCGTATCAGGACGGTAATCCCCAGCAAGATCGCCCTTATCATCGACGCGGGCCAAACAGAGCTGCCTCATCCCTCGATGGGGTTTCAAGGAGGCGGTAAGATCGCCACCAAGCCAGAAGATCGGCAAGGACAGACTGCCCTCCGACCTCAATTCACCGCGTGGCTCAATTTCCCGACCACGGTCAACGTGGATGGTAAACAGGTCCGATCCGGCGAGCCTGGGGAACGTGTTTACGTCCGCTTTACTCTTCAGGACAAACGACCGCTGCTCTTTCAGTGGATCCGTCTGGCTCGCCAACTCATTCGGGATAGGCTCGGCTTTACCGTGTAGTGATGATGTCGGCTGCGAACTCCGCTTGCCCGCAGGCGGTCGAAAGAGTTAGCGAGCTTTGTAGCCCTACCTCTGCTGCGTCAACTGCTTCATCGTCTCATCGTCCATCCAGGGCAGCTCTTGGAGGTTCTGTCGCAAACTATCAGGCATCGGTTTACCGTCTCGCTCAAAACGCGGCCGACTTTTCCATCGACGGTGCATCCAAAGATATTGCTCCGGCGCCAACCGGACCATCGTCTCGATTGCTCTCATGTAACGGGCGGTGATGTAATAAAGCGGATCGCGGCGAGAGGCCCAATCTTCCGGACGAATGACGTCGATATTTCTCATCTCGTAGCGATAACCTGGACCGATTCGTCGAGCATAGCCGCAGAGAATCGGGACATTCTGGCTGATCGCCAGCAGGCCGATTGATTTGTACGTGCTCGCAAGTTTTCCGAAAAAGGGAACAAACAATCCTTTGTCACCTGCGTTCTGGTCGGCGATAAACCCTAACGCCCCGCCATTCCGCAGCACTTCGACCATGCGGTCGGTGGCATCCCATTTGGTGATAATCCCCAATCCTCGTCGTTGACGAATACCGAACAGCCAATCGCTGATGTAAGGATTGTCAATCGGCCGAGCGATGGCATCCACACGATAGCCCAGCACGGCCATCAGAAATCCCAGAACTTCCCAATTACCAACATGACCTGTGAGCATGATGACCGGTTTACCCGCATTGAGCAGTTCAATACATGGCCCCAGATCGGCGAGCTTAACGCGATGCGACCAGCTATCACGGTGGAGGAGTTGCGGTGTATGGCAAACTTCGATCACAAGTTTGACGAAGTGCTCAAACGAATCACGGGCAATGGTCTCAAGCTGTAATTCGGACTTTTCCGGAAAGGCTACGCGCAAATGCTGGAGCGCCCTCTCGCGATGGCGACGATCGAAACGGTAAATCCCTCTGCCGATGGCACCGGCTGTGCGCAGATTTGAAGACACGTCAAATGCCTGGAGTGCCATCGCGGCAACACGAGTCGCGAGGTATTGCCCCCAATGAACGGCTGGTGATGCGTCACGAGCCATGTGCTATCAGAACTCTGAGGCCTTTGAGGGGTAATTCGGAGTCGTGTACTCAAGCATATACCACGAGAACCAGCTCACCGATCTGATTCATACGGAGGAACTGGTTATGCGGCATACACTATGAGCGACTATCACCGACGATAGTAGCCGACCAGATTCAGAAACCGATTCTGGTTCAACACCGGAATCGAGAGCGTCTTAGCAGCGACGATCAAATCCTGGTATTGCTTGTACCGTCGCGCCTGTGCCTCAGCACGGGCGATCTTGGCGGGATCCATTTCATCACGAGGCAGAGCCTCAGGAACCTTGGGCTCCTGACCAAGAACGAGAAAGTCCGTGTCGTATGTCATTTCTTCGGCGAGGATGCCGTTGAACTGCGTGATCAGGGTTTCGATTCGGCGACGATCCGCTACCGATGGCTGTCCGGTGTTGTCAATATCAAACTCACCAAACACGACAAACTTGAATCGCGTGTTGGGATCGTAAACCGCATTGATGATCGTATCGCCCTCGATCACCGACTTATTGCGGGAAAGACGGACGATTCGAGCTGTGGATGAGTCGTTGGAGACATTTGTTACTTCGATTGTGGCTTTACCTCGTGTAACGCCAGCACCGTCCTTGGTGATTGCGGCTCCCTTGTCGAATACTTCAAATGTCAGCCCGGGCGTCACATGTTGGGCCATACCAAGATTGATGTAAACCACACCCTGCTCAGAACGAACCGAGACGATCGACCCGTCTGGATTGGTCGAGTTATCCACCGCGGGAGCGTCAGGATTCTTGCCGAGACTGATTTCGAGGTCCTTGATCCGGGCATCCTTGTCGCTGATTTCTTTGTTCTTGGCAGAAAGCTCGTTTTCCAGTTTCTTCACGCGGCCTTCGCTGCTGGTTCGTGCCTGGCTGAGCGCCTCTTCGAGTGCTTTACGCTGCTGATCGATGGTGGCCTGATAGCCGGTGAACTCGTTCTTCATCGTGGCCAGACGATCCTGGATCGAATCAAGCGTTTCCTTGAAGTTTTTGGCATTCGTGGATTTTTCCTGCTCGGATCGTGTTGCATCCGCGCGGGCGTCGGCGACTGCCTTCTCCATTGACTTCACACGCTTGTCGTTGTCCTGCACCGTGGCGCGGAGACTCTCAATTTCCTGAATCAACCCCGTCTTGGGCTTAAGCTCAAGCACTCGACCACGCAGCGTATCCGAAGTGACGCTTGGATCATTGATAATCAGATTCTTGAGATCTGAAACATCTTTCTGGAGCAGGCCGACGAGTGTGTCACCCTCGCGGTTGGCCATTTCCTGCTCAAGCCGGGCGATCTGATCGCGCTTCGCAAGCTTGTCGAGCGTGTTCCTTGCCACGGAGACATCATTCTGAGCCTTGCTCACCTGTGTATAGAAGATGATGCTCAGGATGAGGCTGAAAACAAAGAGAATGACGAAGATAATCAGCGCAACGGCGTAACCCGTCGTGCCTCCAGCTCGCTTTCGGGCCATGCGTAGCTCCTTAAGGGCGTGTCGCCTACGATCAGAAGTTTCGTCTGGCGCGATGGTTTCGTCAAGCGGCGCTTCCCCCGTGGAGTACTGCCTGTAAAAGCGGGACGCGCCGGAGATAACCAAGTCATTGCCGACGGGCTTTTTTTATGGCTTCGAGTACCTGATCGACCGTGTAGGCATCGCTGTTGAGAATCTCGCGGCCGTCCGGAGTCACGACTACTAATGCTGGAATCATCACCCGACCGACCGCATTAAGCTTTTCATTCCCAGCTCGATTCGGCGCAGTCAGATCGACCTTCATAGGCACAATACCCGGCTGTTGAAGTGCTGCCACGACTTCGTCGCGGTACAGCACAGTGTGTTCGAGAAACTTGCAGTTAGCACACCATTCGGCGGTAAAGTCGAGTAAAACCGCGTTGCCTTCGGCCTGTGCTTGCGCCAGACGCTCGGGGGTGTAGTAGATCCAATTGATCGGCCCCTGATCAGCGAGACGTTTTGCGCCAACCAATCCGGCTGCACACATCACTAAGCCAAGAGATACGAACACCGCCCGGAAGATCGGACGACGCGATAAGCAAACCGTGCGATACGCAAGCCAAAGACCCGCAGCGGCGACGACGACCCCAACCGCCCACCAGAACAACCGCGACGGCGGATCAACAGGTGATGCGAGCAGCCCGCTGATGCCGCTGCCGACGAAATACACTCCGGCAGCCAGCATGAGCAGCCCCATGATCTGTTTGATGAGTTCACTGGCCGGCCCGGTACGCGGCATGCGGTCCACAAGCGAGGGGAAAGCGGAGAGGATCATGTAGGGCAAAGCCATGCCTACGCCGATCGTTGCGAAGATTAACAATACGACGCTTGGTGGCTGTTTTATCGACCACGCAGCAGCTCCTCCCATGAACGGTGCCGTGCACGGGGTTGAGAGGATGGCTGTCATCACCCCAAACAGCAGCGATCCGGTAAGACTTTCACGCTTCGGCGTAATCAAATAGACGAACTGAGGCAGGCGAATCGAGAAGAGACCGCACATACCAATCGACATGAGCGTGATGATCAGACCGATGGTGATGGTGAACCATGGATGTTGAAAGAGTTCGTTAGAAGATGAAAGCCCCCACGTCGGCTTGGTGCCCCATTGCTCAATCGCCTTGGATGTGCCGGCTACGATCCCCGCGAGTACCAGCCAGAAAAGAACCACGCCAAACGACATCACTGCGCCAAGAAGCAATGTCCGCGAACGGCTCTCGGCGGCCTTACTCAACCCCATGATTTTGATTGGAATCACCGGCAATACACAGGGAGTAAAATTAAGCAGCAGCCCACCCAAGCCAGCCAATCCGAGTAATGCGGCGAATCCCCAACCGGTTGACGCGCTTACACGAACTTCCCAGCCGAAAAAGTCGAGCTTCACCTCCTGTGGCTGAGTTCCGGTAGCTTGATGAAAATCGCGGAATATCTCCACCTCGTCGGCTGAGGCGGTGCTGGCTTCTCGTGTCACGTCAATAGCTACTGAAATTTCCTGTTTGACGGGAAAGAGACAATTCGTTTCGTTACAGGCCTGGTAATTGAGCTTTAACTTCACCCGATGCACGCCCAGCGTGATGTCCGGAGAAACTTTGACCGGCACATAAATCTTGACGTGGCCGGCCAGTGCCTGAATATTCCTCGGAGTACCACCAAACCGCACCTCAACTGATTGCGCTTCGGGGAACTGCGACGTACCCAGTGTCAAGCCAGAAGGGACCTCCAGCACCGACAGCGTGGTGGGGATGAGATTAGGCTCAGGTGGTTCTCCGGCTGGGTTTATGTGGAACGGCGGGTCAATATCAAGCACTACGGCTATCACGGCGTCGTCGCCGGGGCGCACTTTCCCGTTGCTGGTCACATAGGTCTTGACCTGAACCACTTCTTTTTTTTGTGGTGTGGCGAAATCTTCAAGCTGACCTCGCGCGGGCAACGTGCCGCAAAAGGCCATCAGACACGCGCCGAGAATCAGGATATGACGGATAGCGATCATTGCTCATCATCCTACGCAGAAGCCGGATAGAAGATCGTATGAATGCTCGACCCGTCCTCCTCGCTTTCCCGTAAATCCTCATCTCAACGCGGATGTAACCCCTGTATTGAAGCCTAATCCATGACTCGCCCGATAACAGACGCATTGCTCTGCTCGCTTTCCCGGCGAATAACTGATCCATGGCTGAAGTCCTCAACCAATCTGAAGTCGATGCTCTGCTGGCCGCAGTGGATAACGGCGATATCGCATCAACTGCGGATGCAACCAAGGTTTTCTCCAACAAGAAGCGTGCGACTGGTACCGGGACTACTCCGGTTCGTGAAATTGAAATCCGGCCATACGACTTCAAACGTCCCGAACGTGTCAGCAAAGATCAGATGCGGGCATTGGAAAATCTCCACGAAGGGTTCAGCCGAAATTTCGGCGCAGCCCTTTCAGGATTTCTCCGCACGATCATGGAGGTCAAGGTCGCCAACATCGAACAGATGACCTTCAGCGAGTTCACCCATTCGTTACCTAATCCGACCTGCTTTAATCTGCTGTCAGCGGAACCGCTCGAAGGCAATATGTGCCTCGAAATCAGCCCGTTGATTATCTACCCCGTTATTGACCGCTTGCTGGGCGGGTCCAACGCGGACCTGTTCATCCCGCAGCGACCTCTCACCGCCATTGAATTACGACTCGTGCAAAAGATTCTCGACCGTGCTTTGCGGGCACTGGAGGAATCATGGTCGAATATCCTTCCGCTGAAGTTCAAGGCTCAGGAGTCGGAGAGCAATCCGCAACTCGTACAAATCGTGCCGCCTAATGAAGTCGTGGTCGTTGTCGGATTCGAATTAAAAATGGGTGGCCGCGCAGGCACGATGAGTCTTTGCATCCCTTATAACGTCATCGAGCCGGTCATAGAGAAGTTGAGCAATCAAAGTTGGGCAGCGTACAAACGCAGCCGCCGTGATAATCAACTGCGTAATCGGATCGCCACCCAGCTTGACGATGCTCGGCTTACCGTAACCGGCATCCTGGCAAATACCACGATTAAACTCAGCGACTTAATGAGCCTGTCGGTGGGTGATCTGATCGTCACGGAAAAGTCGGCATCAGCCCCATTAGTCATGATGATCGAGGGAAAAAAGAAGCACATCGGCCACATCGGCCAATTCAAAGGGAACCGTGCTTTTAAGGTTTTACGGCCTTACACGCTCAAGGATCGTGTGTAACATCAATCCGACTCGACGGTTCCCCCGTCAGATTACCCCACCATTCCAAATCGCTGGACGCAGATGTTCATTTTTCCTCAAAATTGACGCTTGACCTGTCCAGTTTAGACCTGAACAATGCAGGCATGAAACAGGAGCCAGCCGTGATTGATCAAGCAGCCGAAGCCCGTCTGAAGGAAAAAAAAGTTCTGATTGTTGATGATGACCCGGAAGTGCTGGAGAGCATCAATCAGGCTCTACAGGTCGAGGGAGCATTGACGCAGACATGCTCTGACGGCAATACGGCTGTCCGCATCTGTGAAGTCGATCCGCCTGAACTGGTCGTGCTGGACATGATGCTACCCAAACGGAGCGGCTTCCTCGTCTTGGAACGCATCA
This region includes:
- the fliM gene encoding flagellar motor switch protein FliM: MAEVLNQSEVDALLAAVDNGDIASTADATKVFSNKKRATGTGTTPVREIEIRPYDFKRPERVSKDQMRALENLHEGFSRNFGAALSGFLRTIMEVKVANIEQMTFSEFTHSLPNPTCFNLLSAEPLEGNMCLEISPLIIYPVIDRLLGGSNADLFIPQRPLTAIELRLVQKILDRALRALEESWSNILPLKFKAQESESNPQLVQIVPPNEVVVVVGFELKMGGRAGTMSLCIPYNVIEPVIEKLSNQSWAAYKRSRRDNQLRNRIATQLDDARLTVTGILANTTIKLSDLMSLSVGDLIVTEKSASAPLVMMIEGKKKHIGHIGQFKGNRAFKVLRPYTLKDRV
- a CDS encoding lysophospholipid acyltransferase family protein; this translates as MARDASPAVHWGQYLATRVAAMALQAFDVSSNLRTAGAIGRGIYRFDRRHRERALQHLRVAFPEKSELQLETIARDSFEHFVKLVIEVCHTPQLLHRDSWSHRVKLADLGPCIELLNAGKPVIMLTGHVGNWEVLGFLMAVLGYRVDAIARPIDNPYISDWLFGIRQRRGLGIITKWDATDRMVEVLRNGGALGFIADQNAGDKGLFVPFFGKLASTYKSIGLLAISQNVPILCGYARRIGPGYRYEMRNIDVIRPEDWASRRDPLYYITARYMRAIETMVRLAPEQYLWMHRRWKSRPRFERDGKPMPDSLRQNLQELPWMDDETMKQLTQQR
- a CDS encoding response regulator, producing the protein MIDQAAEARLKEKKVLIVDDDPEVLESINQALQVEGALTQTCSDGNTAVRICEVDPPELVVLDMMLPKRSGFLVLERIKRLPQAPRVIMVTANEGKRHQQYAETLGVDGYLLKPVRLERLITLAAELLETK
- a CDS encoding thioredoxin family protein, which translates into the protein MIAIRHILILGACLMAFCGTLPARGQLEDFATPQKKEVVQVKTYVTSNGKVRPGDDAVIAVVLDIDPPFHINPAGEPPEPNLIPTTLSVLEVPSGLTLGTSQFPEAQSVEVRFGGTPRNIQALAGHVKIYVPVKVSPDITLGVHRVKLKLNYQACNETNCLFPVKQEISVAIDVTREASTASADEVEIFRDFHQATGTQPQEVKLDFFGWEVRVSASTGWGFAALLGLAGLGGLLLNFTPCVLPVIPIKIMGLSKAAESRSRTLLLGAVMSFGVVLFWLVLAGIVAGTSKAIEQWGTKPTWGLSSSNELFQHPWFTITIGLIITLMSIGMCGLFSIRLPQFVYLITPKRESLTGSLLFGVMTAILSTPCTAPFMGGAAAWSIKQPPSVVLLIFATIGVGMALPYMILSAFPSLVDRMPRTGPASELIKQIMGLLMLAAGVYFVGSGISGLLASPVDPPSRLFWWAVGVVVAAAGLWLAYRTVCLSRRPIFRAVFVSLGLVMCAAGLVGAKRLADQGPINWIYYTPERLAQAQAEGNAVLLDFTAEWCANCKFLEHTVLYRDEVVAALQQPGIVPMKVDLTAPNRAGNEKLNAVGRVMIPALVVVTPDGREILNSDAYTVDQVLEAIKKARRQ
- a CDS encoding PqqD family peptide modification chaperone, with protein sequence MDRPTFSQSWSRVSRLTPGLRPQVQIHRQLYRGEPWHVVHDAVSNNFFRLNPVAYHFVGLLDGRRSVEDAWKLTLERYGDAAPTQNEVIGLLGQLNQSNLLRVDLPADAAPLLERQRRRVFQQWSGQLMSIFSLRFPLFNPDRMLKWLSPIARPFLSKWGLIAWFGWIIYVLYRFLPEVRTFAGDSSSVLAPSNWAWMIVVFILVKSWHELGHGLVCRRFGGAVPEVGIMLLVLFPAPYVDATSSWNFPDKWKRLLVGAAGMMFELVVAGIAALVWLHEKEINPGSLTQQLSYNVVFLASVTTLLFNANPLLRFDGYYMLSDLLEIPNLYERSGRQLRWLFQCYGFGMNNVQPVSSLSGERFFLGLYGVLSQIYRVLVMISIALFIAQAIPTLGLAIAAWSIISWAAIPTGKFLHWLVTSPSLHDNRTRAITVTVAIFLLIVVPIGMIPVTEDRMVDGVVESQERTRVSVQADGFVKKVFVESGDRVSQNQIILVMENRDLEASKRELEAKLKGLQVETRMALTKDPLEIQIANAKIKTVEDQLADVKRRINDLTLRAPQAGVLVGGILKQWEGRYLQRGEAIASIENTENLRVTSLIDQAQNDMVSSDKKPYVELRTAGRIRTVIPSKIALIIDAGQTELPHPSMGFQGGGKIATKPEDRQGQTALRPQFTAWLNFPTTVNVDGKQVRSGEPGERVYVRFTLQDKRPLLFQWIRLARQLIRDRLGFTV